In the Microtus pennsylvanicus isolate mMicPen1 chromosome 6, mMicPen1.hap1, whole genome shotgun sequence genome, one interval contains:
- the Dpep2nb gene encoding DPEP2 neighbor protein translates to MTDRIFYINCNLSSIPCEGCYSAPVPPAALPSPGYYHVLYREHVQAQIGWHGETYCLIGGYRVYGDAPLATPAKAEEETPAPRRARKRQRVQEESDQDLGCPSAKIPRLKMKHGGKGVVPQKHAA, encoded by the exons ATGACTGACCGGATCTTCTATATTAATTGTAACTTGTCCTCTATCCCCTGTGAGGGCTGTTACTCAG CACCCGTGCCTCCCGCAGCCCTCCCTTCCCCTGGATACTACCATGTCCTCTACAGAGAGCACGTACAAGCCCAGATAGGCTGGCATGGAGAGACATACTGCCTGATTGGAGGCTATCGTGTCTATGGGGATGCTCCGCTGGCCACCCCGGCAAAAGCTGAGGAAGAGACACCAGCACCCAGGCGGGCTCGCAAGAGACAGAGAGTTCAGGAGGAGTCAGACCAAGACCTGGGGTGTCCTAGTGCCAAAATTCCTCGCCTTAAAATGAAGCATGGTGGCAAAGGGGTAGTCCCACAGAAGCACGCTGCCTGA
- the Ddx28 gene encoding putative ATP-dependent RNA helicase DDX28 has product MALARPMRLLSLAVRLLLEPRRNIAVHSSDEPLPVVRIPRALQRRQQQRQSDRGSFSRPVLVRPGPLLVSARRPELNQPARLTLGRWECAPLASRGWKHRRSRRDHFSIERVQQETPALTNLSSRGSFVDLGLEPRVLLALQEAAPEIVRPTSVQSKTIPPVLRGRHLLCAAETGSGKTLSYLLPLFQRLLRGPGLDSRSSTAPRGLVLVPSRELAEQVQAVAQSLGRYLGLQVTELGGGLGMSKLKLQLCRLPSADVLVATPGALWKALKSQLVSLQHLSFLVLDEADTLLDESFLELVDYILGKSPIAESPAELEDPFNPKAQLVMVGATFPEGVNELLSKVTSPDCLTTVTSSRLHCIMPHVRQTFMRLKGAEKVTELVQILKQHDKANKTKASGTVLVFCNSSSTVNWLGYILDDHKIQHLRLQGQMPASMRAGIFQRFQKGSQDVLVCTDIASRGLDSIHVELVVNYDFPPTLQDYIHRAGRVGRVGSEVPGTVISFVTHPWDVSLVQKIELAARRRRSLPGLASSVEDPLPQQA; this is encoded by the coding sequence ATGGCTTTAGCCCGGCCAATGAGACTGTTGTCGCTAGCGGTTCGGTTGCTTCTGGAGCCCCGACGGAACATAGCGGTGCACAGTTCCGATGAGCCCTTGCCAGTGGTGCGCATTCCGCGGGCTCTGCAGCGACGGCAGCAACAGCGACAGAGCGATCGTGGGAGTTTCTCACGGCCGGTGCTAGTACGACCCGGTCCACTGCTGGTCTCGGCGCGGCGGCCGGAGTTGAACCAGCCCGCGCGCCTCACGCTGGGCCGTTGGGAGTGCGCTCCACTGGCTTCGCGTGGCTGGAAGCATCGACGATCGCGTCGGGATCATTTTTCCATAGAGCGAGTGCAGCAAGAGACGCCCGCGCTGACGAACCTCTCGTCCCGTGGCAGCTTCGTGGACCTGGGTCTGGAGCCCCGAGTGCTGCTCGCGCTACAGGAGGCTGCACCCGAAATCGTTCGGCCAACCTCGGTGCAGTCGAAAACCATCCCGCCAGTGCTTCGCGGCCGTCACCTCCTTTGCGCTGCCGAAACCGGTAGTGGCAAGACCCTCAGCTACCTACTGCCCCTATTTCAACGTCTCCTGAGAGGACCAGGCTTGGACTCCCGCAGTTCCACAGCTCCCCGAGGCTTGGTTCTGGTACCTTCCCGAGAATTAGCCGAGCAAGTACAGGCCGTGGCCCAGTCACTGGGTCGGTACCTGGGCCTACAGGTGACAGAGCTTGGAGGCGGCCTCGGCATGAGTAAGCTCAAACTGCAGCTGTGTAGACTACCGTCAGCAGATGTGCTCGTGGCCACTCCCGGGGCTCTGTGGAAGGCCCTGAAAAGTCAACTGGTCAGCTTGCAGCATCTTTCCTTCCTCGTGCTGGATGAAGCGGACACATTGCTGGATGAAAGCTTCCTGGAACTTGTGGACTATATCTTGGGAAAGAGCCCTATAGCAGAAAGTCCAGCTGAGTTAGAAgacccctttaatcccaaagctcaGTTAGTGATGGTGGGAGCCACGTTTCCAGAAGGCGTAAACGAACTGCTGAGTAAAGTCACCAGCCCAGACTGTCTGACCACCGTCACCAGCTCCAGGCTCCACTGCATCATGCCTCATGTCAGACAGACATTTATGAGACTAAAGGGAGCGGAGAAGGTAACAGAACTGGTTCAGATCCTCAAACAGCATGACAAGGCAAATAAGACAAAAGCCTCAGGAACCGTCCTGGTGTTCTGCAACAGCTCCAGCACTGTGAATTGGCTGGGATATATCCTGGATGACCACAAAATCCAACATCTGAGACTGCAAGGGCAGATGCCTGCCTCGATGAGGGCCGGCATCTTCCAGAGATTCCAAAAGGGCTCCCAAGACGTCCTTGTCTGCACAGACATAGCATCTCGAGGTCTAGATAGCATCCATGTGGAACTGGTTGTCAATTATGATTTCCCCCCTACTCTGCAGGATTACATCCACAGAGCAGGAAGGGTGGGTCGAGTGGGCAGTGAAGTGCCAGGGACCGTCATCAGTTTTGTGACCCATCCCTGGGATGTGAGCCTAGTCCAGAAAATTGAGCTGGCAGCTCGTCGAAGAAGAAGCCTTCCAGGATTAGCCTCTTCAGTGGAAGACCCTTTGCCCCAACAAGCCTGA